From a region of the Enterobacter sp. JBIWA008 genome:
- the frdA gene encoding fumarate reductase (quinol) flavoprotein subunit, translating to MQTFQADLAVIGAGGAGLRAAIAAAQANPNAKIALISKVYPMRSHTVAAEGGSAAVAQDHDSFEYHFHDTVAGGDWLCEQDVVDYFVHHCPTEMTQLEQWGCPWSRRPDGSVNVRRFGGMKIERTWFAADKTGFHMLHTLFQTSLQFPQIQRFDEHFVLDILVDDGQARGLVAMNMMEGTLVQIRANAVVMATGGAGRVYRYNTNGGIVTGDGMGMALSHGVPLRDMEFVQYHPTGLPGSGILMTEGCRGEGGILVNKNGYRYLQDYGMGPETPLGEPKNKYMELGPRDKVSQAFWHEWRKGNTISTPRGDVVYLDLRHLGEKKLLERLPFICELAKAYVGVDPVKEPIPVRPTAHYTMGGIETDQQCETRIKGLFAVGECSSVGLHGANRLGSNSLAELVVFGRMAGERAMERAATAGEANGAALDAQVADVEKRLKDLVNQEGNENWSKIRDEMGLSMEEGCGIYRTPELMQKTVDKLAELQERFKRVRITDTSSVFNTDLLYTIELGHGLNVAECMAHSALARKESRGAHQRLDEGCTERDDVNFLKHTLAWRDADGTTRLDYSDVKITTLPPAKRVYGAEAEAAEKKEKANG from the coding sequence GTGCAAACTTTTCAAGCCGATCTTGCCGTAATAGGCGCTGGCGGGGCTGGATTACGTGCTGCGATTGCTGCAGCACAAGCTAATCCCAACGCTAAAATCGCATTGATTTCAAAAGTCTATCCAATGCGTAGTCACACAGTGGCAGCAGAAGGAGGGTCCGCCGCCGTTGCGCAGGATCATGACAGCTTTGAATACCATTTCCACGACACGGTTGCAGGGGGCGACTGGCTTTGCGAACAGGATGTCGTTGACTACTTTGTGCATCATTGTCCAACGGAAATGACCCAGCTTGAACAGTGGGGATGTCCGTGGAGCCGCCGTCCGGACGGCAGCGTCAACGTTCGCCGCTTTGGCGGAATGAAGATTGAACGCACCTGGTTCGCCGCCGATAAAACCGGCTTTCACATGCTGCACACCCTGTTCCAGACCTCCCTTCAGTTCCCACAAATTCAGCGCTTCGATGAACATTTCGTCCTCGACATTCTTGTTGATGACGGACAGGCGCGCGGCCTGGTGGCGATGAACATGATGGAAGGCACGCTTGTCCAGATCCGCGCCAACGCGGTAGTGATGGCGACGGGCGGTGCGGGTCGCGTTTATCGTTATAACACCAACGGCGGCATCGTCACCGGTGACGGCATGGGCATGGCGCTCAGCCACGGCGTACCGCTGCGCGATATGGAGTTCGTCCAGTATCACCCAACCGGCCTGCCAGGCTCCGGCATTCTCATGACGGAAGGCTGTCGCGGTGAAGGCGGTATTCTGGTCAATAAAAACGGCTACCGTTATCTGCAGGATTACGGCATGGGCCCGGAAACCCCGCTCGGCGAGCCGAAGAACAAATACATGGAACTCGGCCCGCGCGACAAAGTCTCTCAGGCCTTCTGGCACGAGTGGCGCAAAGGCAACACCATCTCCACGCCGCGCGGCGATGTGGTCTATCTCGACCTGCGTCATCTGGGCGAGAAAAAACTACTGGAACGGCTGCCATTCATCTGCGAGCTGGCGAAAGCCTACGTGGGCGTCGACCCGGTGAAAGAGCCGATTCCGGTGCGTCCAACCGCGCACTACACCATGGGCGGGATTGAAACCGACCAGCAGTGTGAAACCCGAATTAAAGGCCTGTTCGCCGTCGGCGAGTGTTCCTCTGTGGGGCTGCACGGCGCCAACCGTCTCGGCTCTAACTCGCTGGCGGAGCTGGTCGTCTTTGGCCGCATGGCGGGTGAGCGCGCGATGGAGCGGGCAGCTACAGCAGGCGAAGCCAACGGTGCCGCGCTGGATGCGCAGGTCGCAGACGTTGAAAAACGCCTGAAAGATCTGGTGAACCAGGAGGGTAACGAGAACTGGTCGAAGATCCGCGACGAGATGGGCCTGTCGATGGAAGAAGGCTGCGGTATCTACCGTACGCCAGAGCTGATGCAAAAAACCGTCGACAAGCTGGCGGAACTGCAGGAGCGCTTCAAGCGCGTGCGCATCACCGATACCTCCAGCGTGTTCAACACCGACCTGCTCTACACCATCGAGCTAGGCCACGGCCTGAACGTGGCGGAATGTATGGCGCACTCTGCGCTGGCGCGTAAAGAGTCGCGTGGGGCCCACCAACGTCTGGACGAAGGCTGTACCGAACGTGACGACGTCAATTTCCTGAAACACACTCTCGCCTGGCGCGATGCTGATGGCACCACACGTCTGGACTACAGCGACGTGAAAATCACCACGCTGCCGCCGGCTAAACGCGTGTACGGTGCAGAAGCAGAAGCCGCCGAGAAGAAGGAGAAGGCGAATGGCTGA